A DNA window from Legionella sp. MW5194 contains the following coding sequences:
- a CDS encoding conjugal transfer protein TraH, which yields MKKILLSCGLIGALGIGQVYSKSIGEDLTGYFKALNMGANVTEPHAYQAQRAGFYTGGNLYARSSVRNLQIMRLSWPKVSAGCGGIDATLGGFSHIKGKEFVDFTKNILNNSQGLAFQLALEQATPLLGNVATKLQNVATWVNQTNISSCATAESAVLGLAPRTRIAQQHACQSIGQSKNLFSDWAEARQGCGKGSSNYDYDRVINENSSNEQVVDNTNVAWNALKKNGLFADDIELAQLMMTLSGTLILTRDAEGVHVQRLSSLVSNNNLISALLRGGEVKIYQCDEKVKCLQPTLTSKNIDISHGLESKVRDLILDMASKIKDNVEQSEAAKGLIESTQYPVMKMVSVQMAFMKDSAVIDTTRYSEAIAIDILFQYLNENLQLVKQAAGALQYPEAIMKEFQTDLTQARRDLVQMEGSAHQRMSMAMQMIQETQTIEQMLVGEFSSELTQSLSWANQMR from the coding sequence ATGAAAAAAATTCTTCTGTCTTGTGGGTTAATCGGTGCACTTGGCATCGGACAAGTGTACAGCAAATCAATAGGTGAGGATTTAACTGGTTATTTTAAAGCTCTTAATATGGGCGCGAATGTAACAGAGCCGCATGCTTACCAAGCGCAGCGTGCTGGTTTTTATACTGGCGGTAATTTATACGCTAGAAGCAGCGTACGTAATCTGCAAATCATGCGTTTGAGCTGGCCTAAAGTGTCCGCAGGCTGTGGCGGCATAGATGCCACGTTAGGTGGGTTTTCTCACATCAAAGGTAAAGAATTTGTCGATTTTACCAAGAATATATTGAACAACTCACAAGGTCTTGCCTTCCAATTGGCCCTAGAGCAAGCAACTCCTCTTTTAGGTAATGTGGCAACCAAATTACAAAACGTGGCTACCTGGGTGAACCAAACCAATATCAGCTCGTGCGCAACCGCGGAAAGTGCCGTACTGGGTTTAGCCCCACGCACCCGTATTGCACAACAACATGCCTGCCAATCCATCGGTCAATCCAAAAATCTCTTTTCAGACTGGGCCGAGGCACGACAAGGCTGTGGTAAAGGCTCCAGTAATTATGATTACGACAGAGTGATTAATGAAAACAGCAGCAATGAGCAGGTAGTTGATAATACCAATGTGGCGTGGAATGCGTTAAAGAAAAACGGCTTATTTGCAGATGATATCGAATTAGCTCAACTCATGATGACCTTATCAGGCACCTTAATTCTGACTCGCGATGCAGAAGGGGTGCATGTCCAACGCCTGTCTTCCTTAGTAAGTAATAACAATTTAATCAGCGCTCTTTTACGCGGTGGCGAGGTAAAAATCTATCAATGTGATGAAAAGGTCAAATGCTTACAACCCACCTTAACCAGTAAAAACATTGATATCAGTCATGGTCTTGAATCAAAAGTTCGTGATCTGATTTTGGATATGGCAAGCAAGATTAAAGACAATGTGGAGCAAAGTGAGGCCGCTAAAGGATTAATTGAGTCCACACAATATCCGGTGATGAAAATGGTCAGCGTTCAAATGGCCTTTATGAAGGACAGTGCAGTGATTGACACTACACGTTACTCAGAAGCCATTGCCATCGATATTTTATTTCAATATTTGAATGAAAACCTGCAACTCGTTAAACAAGCAGCAGGAGCTCTGCAATATCCAGAAGCAATAATGAAAGAGTTTCAAACTGATCTCACCCAGGCTCGTCGCGACTTGGTTCAAATGGAAGGTAGCGCGCATCAGCGAATGAGCATGGCGATGCAGATGATTCAAGAAACTCAAACCATCGAGCAAATGCTTGTAGGCGAATTTTCATCAGAGCTCACTCAGTCTTTGAGTTGGGCTAATCAAATGAGGTGA
- the trbB gene encoding type-F conjugative transfer system pilin assembly thiol-disulfide isomerase TrbB, with amino-acid sequence MRNKLAIFLILGTLFSSSLYADIDNAPLHALAKHQGFFFFFSSSCPHCQRFAPTLKRLSQHYGFSVVAISVDGGFLPSFPDAVMNEGQTKVFQVSVYPSLFLINPKSQVASLVTEGTIDEGELTNRLLKISQIHDKEVPL; translated from the coding sequence ATGCGCAATAAATTAGCTATTTTTCTAATATTAGGAACGTTATTTTCATCAAGCCTATACGCCGATATTGATAATGCACCGCTTCATGCCCTTGCCAAACATCAAGGATTTTTCTTTTTTTTCAGTTCGAGTTGTCCTCATTGTCAACGCTTTGCACCCACGCTCAAACGCTTGAGTCAACACTATGGCTTTAGCGTAGTTGCTATTTCTGTTGATGGAGGCTTTTTACCATCCTTTCCTGATGCGGTGATGAATGAAGGACAAACGAAGGTATTTCAAGTCAGTGTTTATCCTTCTCTTTTTTTGATTAACCCAAAGAGCCAAGTGGCGAGTCTTGTTACTGAAGGCACTATTGATGAAGGCGAACTAACCAATCGGTTACTAAAAATTAGCCAGATACATGACAAAGAGGTGCCTTTATGA
- the traF gene encoding type-F conjugative transfer system pilin assembly protein TraF — protein MARWFFVLLVSVSPFLYAEQPYLNEHEEGWYWHKDPKEEVKNKPQTESVAPSHVSKPADPDKTWKLIGNRVQQARAQAILNPTPENIARARRLQRLIVAQANLFSEKWMLDLLINPDQDESLINPSSSAARDIYNQQNSMQKEKAITQISQTSGLLYFYEGGEPFSERMAQVVSDFANSYHMTVIPIAMTNRISPMLPNSRVDSGQATQMGVKHIPAVFALNPVSKKTMPVAYGLVSQSELKENILMASNAFQSGDYNAQ, from the coding sequence ATGGCTAGATGGTTTTTTGTTTTGTTGGTTAGCGTGAGTCCTTTTTTGTACGCCGAGCAGCCTTATCTTAATGAGCATGAGGAAGGTTGGTATTGGCATAAGGATCCCAAAGAGGAAGTCAAGAATAAACCACAAACCGAGTCAGTGGCACCTTCACATGTAAGTAAACCTGCCGATCCTGATAAAACATGGAAATTGATTGGTAATAGAGTGCAACAGGCTCGCGCACAAGCTATTTTAAATCCAACTCCTGAAAATATTGCTCGTGCAAGACGATTACAACGATTGATTGTGGCACAGGCTAATCTGTTTTCTGAGAAATGGATGCTCGATCTGCTAATAAACCCCGATCAGGATGAAAGTCTTATTAATCCGAGCAGTAGTGCAGCACGTGATATCTACAACCAGCAAAACAGCATGCAAAAGGAAAAGGCGATTACTCAAATTAGTCAAACATCTGGTTTGTTGTATTTCTATGAAGGTGGTGAACCATTTAGCGAGCGCATGGCCCAAGTAGTGAGTGATTTTGCGAACAGTTATCACATGACTGTTATTCCAATTGCCATGACCAATCGCATCTCCCCGATGTTACCTAACTCACGAGTTGATTCCGGTCAGGCAACTCAGATGGGTGTTAAACACATTCCTGCGGTTTTTGCTCTTAATCCAGTATCTAAAAAAACCATGCCAGTTGCTTATGGCTTAGTCAGCCAGTCGGAATTGAAGGAAAACATTTTAATGGCAAGCAACGCTTTTCAATCGGGAGATTACAATGCGCAATAA
- the traN gene encoding type-F conjugative transfer system mating-pair stabilization protein TraN produces MKGFVLVFLILCSQVFALDLNQAYQEGVQTGTSHTNQSIDLLKALDLSQFPGYQANLPQEHYYSGVTQASTGLEADSQTAVAQNDAGKAVGESFNHRPLYQVNPASESMQKLNQIAENGDAIMHGQNTDKTTCSLKPKECHYSWQEKTCLSSKVLGVLHCARHLRLDVSPYKTESYSLYLRKGGMRNTPFKVSVNLAQADTCQQGKTPCYTIYKDLAPAPAILLPANCAMVKVSFLDEKKLVVVEQTATCANPTLSLSVGNCRFGRCTVPYVHSVSMTVEIYESKEYWDDQCQHLQNKEKEGLCHITEPLTCTEPNQTRIIGDVPLTRPCWKERASYTCGGSQEQNTCDNLVNQGCEQTASTCVKEEAGLCTTHQQTYQCPINQCTDNQLLCGEDAFCLDGNCAKHELTPANEDDFKKAMSTLSAASDASKDFDGNANFIFKGQLLECSTTMLHFKNCCSDKGWGLDLELAQCSDAEKKLGKARENKLVVPTGEYCFKRKKLPIGSVCVDHHQTYCVFQSKLARMVQVQGRRDQLHIGFGQNKYSNCSGITPEQLQLIHFEAIDFSEFYEEVKNKQKQPDYQQTANGISQRLNQFYNQGDING; encoded by the coding sequence ATGAAAGGCTTCGTTTTAGTTTTTTTAATCCTTTGTTCACAGGTTTTTGCACTTGATTTGAATCAGGCGTATCAAGAAGGCGTTCAGACCGGAACAAGCCATACCAATCAATCCATTGATTTATTAAAAGCACTGGATCTGAGCCAGTTTCCTGGCTATCAAGCCAATCTGCCGCAAGAACATTATTATAGTGGCGTCACGCAGGCAAGCACAGGTCTTGAAGCCGATTCGCAAACTGCCGTGGCTCAGAATGATGCAGGAAAGGCAGTAGGCGAAAGTTTTAATCATCGCCCCTTGTATCAAGTAAATCCTGCCTCGGAATCAATGCAAAAGTTAAATCAAATCGCGGAAAATGGAGATGCGATTATGCATGGTCAAAATACCGATAAAACCACCTGCTCTTTAAAACCCAAAGAATGCCATTACTCATGGCAGGAAAAAACATGCCTGTCTAGCAAGGTATTAGGTGTATTGCATTGTGCAAGACACTTAAGGTTAGATGTTTCCCCCTACAAAACAGAAAGTTACAGTCTATACCTGCGAAAAGGAGGTATGAGGAATACCCCTTTTAAAGTCTCAGTTAATCTGGCACAAGCGGATACCTGCCAACAAGGCAAAACTCCTTGCTATACGATTTATAAGGATTTAGCACCAGCACCAGCGATTCTATTGCCTGCCAATTGCGCCATGGTGAAGGTCAGTTTCCTTGATGAAAAGAAATTAGTGGTTGTTGAGCAAACAGCTACATGCGCCAATCCCACCCTATCATTGTCTGTTGGCAATTGTCGATTCGGTCGCTGCACAGTGCCCTATGTTCACTCCGTTTCGATGACGGTAGAAATTTATGAAAGCAAAGAGTATTGGGACGACCAATGCCAACATTTGCAAAACAAAGAAAAAGAGGGGTTGTGTCATATTACTGAGCCTCTAACATGCACTGAGCCCAATCAAACACGGATTATTGGCGATGTTCCATTGACCCGCCCTTGCTGGAAAGAGAGAGCATCCTACACCTGTGGTGGTAGTCAGGAGCAAAATACGTGCGATAACCTAGTTAATCAAGGATGTGAGCAGACTGCTTCAACTTGTGTGAAAGAAGAAGCAGGACTTTGCACAACCCATCAGCAAACGTATCAATGCCCGATAAACCAATGTACTGACAACCAACTGTTGTGTGGCGAGGATGCTTTTTGTTTGGATGGTAATTGCGCGAAACATGAACTAACCCCAGCCAATGAAGACGATTTTAAAAAAGCAATGTCCACCTTATCCGCCGCCTCGGATGCCTCAAAAGACTTTGATGGCAATGCCAATTTTATTTTCAAAGGTCAATTGCTTGAATGTTCAACAACAATGCTCCATTTTAAAAATTGTTGCAGTGATAAGGGGTGGGGTCTGGATCTTGAGCTGGCACAGTGTAGTGATGCTGAGAAAAAACTGGGAAAAGCTCGAGAAAACAAACTGGTAGTACCTACGGGTGAATATTGTTTTAAACGCAAAAAACTCCCTATTGGCTCGGTCTGTGTCGATCATCACCAGACTTACTGTGTCTTCCAATCTAAATTAGCCCGTATGGTTCAAGTACAAGGAAGACGTGATCAGTTACATATTGGTTTTGGCCAAAATAAATATTCAAATTGCTCGGGTATTACGCCTGAGCAATTGCAATTAATTCACTTCGAAGCCATTGATTTTTCAGAATTTTATGAGGAGGTAAAAAATAAACAAAAACAACCGGATTACCAACAGACTGCCAATGGAATAAGCCAGCGCCTTAATCAATTTTACAATCAAGGAGACATCAATGGCTAG
- the trbC gene encoding type-F conjugative transfer system pilin assembly protein TrbC encodes MKTIRMNTSFLVALFLLSFPALAEDEAYIASIEANTKNRANAFTNEIKQISKSLETSEKSGQIAEFTGEMHQVIKTQEPIVTHLKKVSQVLVFLSFSMPEKSLKAWLLQCKKSGATPVIRGLIHNSFKETMTAIQTLSKKTGIGMQLDPILFKTFDIAMVPAVVYVKDTPACPANMDCKPVSYDSLYGDVSLDYALEKMRGDEQSEDPVLDQMILRLRGELI; translated from the coding sequence ATGAAAACAATACGAATGAACACTTCTTTCTTGGTTGCATTATTTTTGTTGTCATTTCCTGCACTTGCAGAAGATGAAGCCTATATTGCGTCTATTGAGGCGAATACAAAAAATCGCGCCAATGCTTTTACAAATGAAATAAAGCAAATCAGTAAGTCTCTTGAGACTTCAGAAAAATCGGGTCAAATTGCAGAATTTACCGGCGAGATGCATCAAGTCATAAAAACACAGGAGCCCATTGTAACCCACTTAAAAAAAGTCAGTCAGGTACTCGTGTTCTTATCGTTTTCAATGCCAGAAAAAAGTCTAAAAGCCTGGCTTTTACAATGTAAAAAAAGTGGAGCAACACCTGTGATTCGGGGACTAATTCATAATTCGTTTAAAGAAACGATGACGGCTATTCAAACGCTCAGTAAAAAAACAGGAATTGGGATGCAGCTTGATCCTATTCTTTTTAAAACCTTTGATATCGCTATGGTTCCTGCAGTGGTTTATGTGAAAGACACCCCTGCTTGTCCTGCCAATATGGATTGCAAACCGGTGAGTTACGACAGTCTTTATGGTGATGTATCGCTGGACTATGCTTTGGAAAAAATGAGGGGAGATGAGCAGTCAGAAGACCCCGTGTTGGATCAAATGATTCTTCGGTTAAGAGGGGAATTAATCTAA
- a CDS encoding TraU family protein, with protein METDSNLSNQSFYHVHWYKFPLMYWLNVLTDGICVEKGDFDIAYPSELDVMWNDDELGFVINPEAVLFGSLPAQAACAADSSTALLGSAIDKLFWCAGAQGSMYPLTGHVQEHVGGVQASVLLSERMNFKLHRQGLLEDTVGLDDSTSSAKSICHTHYSPILPKSRYRYQMVNPLPTTNACYPLGRATTLWEAGHEYPFKGEDFGYLIWRKRNCCAF; from the coding sequence GTGGAAACAGATAGTAATTTATCCAATCAATCATTTTACCACGTGCACTGGTACAAGTTCCCATTGATGTATTGGTTGAATGTGTTAACTGATGGGATTTGTGTTGAAAAAGGAGACTTTGACATTGCTTATCCGAGTGAATTGGATGTGATGTGGAATGACGATGAGCTGGGTTTCGTCATTAATCCTGAGGCGGTATTGTTTGGTAGTTTACCCGCACAAGCGGCTTGCGCTGCTGATTCAAGTACCGCTTTATTGGGCAGTGCCATTGACAAACTCTTTTGGTGCGCAGGAGCTCAGGGAAGCATGTACCCTTTAACGGGGCATGTGCAAGAACATGTTGGCGGGGTTCAGGCATCAGTCTTACTGTCTGAGCGTATGAATTTTAAACTGCACCGCCAGGGACTATTGGAAGACACAGTAGGACTTGACGATTCGACAAGCAGCGCAAAATCCATTTGTCATACTCATTATTCCCCTATTTTGCCCAAATCACGTTACCGCTATCAAATGGTCAATCCTTTACCGACTACTAATGCCTGTTATCCCCTTGGGCGTGCTACGACCCTATGGGAGGCAGGGCACGAATATCCGTTTAAGGGCGAGGATTTTGGGTATCTGATCTGGCGCAAACGCAATTGTTGCGCCTTTTAA
- the istB gene encoding IS21-like element helper ATPase IstB encodes MMINPMPELSSQLKQLRLSHVAENIPLRNRESIEKKLSYPEFLGLLLQDELLGRENKKLRTRMKRARIRGDKTIESFDFDFNLKINRAQIQELISCSFIAEKVPILIVGPCGTGKSHIAQAIAHCAIQRGIDTLWLSQNQLFNELQAARASGRFDKKFSELVKMPLLIIDDFGLRPLRNPQDEDFHDLISERYERASTIITSNLDFSEWGSAFPNRLLAAATIDRLRHNSYRVTLDGPSYRGERETKKRK; translated from the coding sequence ATGATGATAAACCCGATGCCCGAGCTATCTTCGCAGTTAAAACAACTACGGTTATCGCATGTTGCTGAGAACATCCCGCTGCGTAACCGTGAGTCTATAGAAAAGAAGCTAAGCTACCCTGAGTTTCTGGGATTACTGCTTCAAGATGAGTTATTAGGAAGGGAAAACAAAAAATTAAGAACACGAATGAAGCGTGCACGTATCCGTGGTGACAAGACGATAGAATCATTCGATTTTGACTTTAACCTTAAAATCAATCGCGCTCAAATACAGGAGTTAATCTCGTGTTCATTTATTGCAGAAAAAGTTCCCATTCTCATCGTAGGACCTTGTGGAACAGGGAAATCTCATATTGCTCAAGCCATAGCTCATTGTGCGATACAAAGAGGAATCGATACACTCTGGCTTTCGCAAAATCAACTCTTTAATGAGTTGCAAGCAGCTAGAGCATCAGGTCGATTTGATAAAAAGTTCTCAGAACTGGTGAAAATGCCACTACTAATCATCGATGATTTTGGACTAAGACCATTACGCAACCCCCAGGATGAGGATTTTCACGACCTAATCTCGGAAAGATATGAGCGTGCATCAACGATCATTACATCCAATCTGGACTTTAGCGAATGGGGTTCTGCTTTCCCTAATCGATTACTTGCTGCAGCCACTATCGATAGATTAAGACATAATTCATATCGGGTTACATTAGATGGTCCCAGTTACAGAGGAGAGCGAGAAACAAAAAAGCGAAAATAA
- the istA gene encoding IS21 family transposase, producing the protein MHEYIIIISQLRQGATLRGLSRDKLADRKTLRRVRDIAIEQGWLEKDKSIPTEQELALFFEKSSANSFLSIQPYRVKIEEWTRQGVQASTIYAHLQREHGFKSSYSVVQRYIKSYKEKQRAVTTILEFKPGESAQVDFGQGPKITDGKGEEQKTWIFVMVLSWSRHMYAEMVLHQDVETWLACHRRAFEWFNGVPEKIIIDNAKCAITKACYHNPCVQKAYGECASGYGFIISPCPPYDPQKKGRVESGVKYVKNRFVPLRQFRSLNDANEQLKIWLIQEAGARNHGTTHEKPLVLFEIEQPLLKKLPNHPPEFAAWEKVKLHGDCHVQYKKCRYSGPYRLARQELWLRATDTTIRLYFNHQLVALHPKLEIPGTKHTIPEHLPPNALAYSMRDAQWCLKQAHEVGSQCVIAIEGLLNDSVVDYLRAAQSILGLRKKYGDDRLEAACHRALVFQSVHYKTIKTMLEVGAEKQALPHEEEPTTLAKPYSVGGKFCRNTSHLLH; encoded by the coding sequence ATGCACGAATATATCATTATTATTAGCCAATTGCGTCAAGGCGCTACGCTCAGAGGGCTGTCCCGTGACAAACTTGCCGATAGAAAAACGCTTAGGAGGGTGCGTGACATTGCGATAGAGCAAGGCTGGTTAGAAAAGGATAAGTCAATCCCCACAGAACAGGAACTGGCGTTATTTTTTGAAAAGAGCAGTGCCAATAGCTTTTTGAGCATACAGCCATACCGGGTGAAGATTGAAGAATGGACCAGACAGGGCGTTCAGGCCAGCACTATCTATGCTCATTTACAACGAGAACATGGTTTTAAAAGTAGTTATAGCGTTGTTCAACGCTATATCAAGTCTTACAAGGAAAAACAACGAGCGGTCACCACGATATTAGAGTTTAAACCGGGCGAATCAGCACAGGTTGACTTTGGGCAAGGACCTAAAATTACTGATGGCAAAGGAGAGGAACAGAAGACCTGGATCTTTGTGATGGTGCTCTCCTGGAGCCGTCATATGTATGCAGAAATGGTCTTACATCAGGATGTTGAGACATGGCTTGCCTGCCATCGGCGTGCCTTTGAATGGTTTAATGGTGTTCCAGAAAAAATAATTATAGATAACGCGAAGTGTGCGATTACGAAAGCTTGTTACCACAACCCTTGCGTTCAAAAGGCATATGGGGAGTGCGCATCAGGCTATGGTTTTATTATTTCCCCATGTCCTCCGTATGATCCCCAGAAAAAAGGCCGAGTTGAATCCGGGGTTAAGTACGTTAAAAACCGCTTTGTTCCACTGCGCCAGTTTAGAAGCTTAAACGATGCGAACGAGCAGTTAAAGATCTGGTTAATACAAGAGGCTGGCGCGCGCAACCACGGCACTACTCATGAAAAGCCTTTGGTTCTATTTGAAATTGAACAACCTCTTCTTAAAAAACTGCCTAACCATCCGCCCGAGTTTGCGGCGTGGGAAAAGGTCAAGCTTCATGGTGATTGCCATGTGCAATACAAGAAATGCCGATATTCAGGTCCATATCGCCTCGCACGGCAAGAGCTTTGGCTTAGAGCAACGGATACAACTATCCGACTGTATTTCAATCATCAACTGGTAGCACTCCATCCGAAACTCGAAATACCAGGCACCAAACATACAATACCAGAACACCTTCCACCGAATGCTTTGGCTTACTCGATGCGAGATGCCCAGTGGTGCCTAAAGCAAGCACATGAAGTTGGAAGCCAATGCGTGATTGCTATTGAGGGACTATTAAATGATTCAGTCGTAGATTATCTTCGGGCTGCACAAAGCATTCTCGGTCTTAGGAAAAAATATGGCGATGACCGTCTGGAGGCTGCTTGCCATAGAGCGCTTGTTTTTCAAAGCGTGCATTATAAAACAATCAAGACGATGCTAGAGGTTGGGGCTGAAAAGCAAGCCTTACCGCATGAGGAAGAACCGACAACATTGGCCAAACCCTATTCGGTAGGGGGAAAGTTCTGCCGGAATACGTCCCACTTATTACACTAA
- a CDS encoding conjugal transfer protein TraD, producing the protein MTTKTNIQKQQQLIARCEKSLALEKLKKRRADTRRKIELGGLVIKSGMDVYSKSVIFGALVNSRTIIANDNKYKILYDSIGNKIFLAD; encoded by the coding sequence ATGACCACTAAAACCAACATTCAAAAACAGCAGCAGCTGATTGCCCGCTGTGAAAAATCACTCGCCCTGGAGAAACTGAAAAAGCGCCGAGCGGATACTCGGCGTAAGATTGAGCTTGGCGGCTTGGTGATTAAGTCGGGGATGGATGTTTATTCGAAATCAGTAATATTTGGTGCCCTTGTTAACTCTCGTACTATTATTGCAAATGATAATAAATACAAAATACTATATGATTCTATAGGAAATAAAATTTTCTTAGCGGACTAG